The following coding sequences are from one Gossypium raimondii isolate GPD5lz chromosome 4, ASM2569854v1, whole genome shotgun sequence window:
- the LOC105766676 gene encoding uncharacterized protein LOC105766676 isoform X1, giving the protein MLSEEKDDIYGSLLPINSAGDDSAEESECVTGEDHDNKSGHGTERKGKEDPVKELIKKKSVPQVLKILRDRVNRRIKNDQFAGMKSYIWLLGSVIQYDISFLSQPIGLTLNQILSKWPARSDLDNIKMDIKAVQNEELLKAKQFMNADEMKMKALPGLEKIEKDIKKLDKERVKDSEKTAKLAETFLTKGISLETLEEEFSKAFPWLFGEASATNKAAVDQFQVSLQSGKESGDKDMEDLEKELFNKDNCNVGFSNFPGLKDAKDSAEGNIPDCLKSIANKIEDERGKPTDDAYQNTLLLVSAAVKEMGDVPVDELDKHILHK; this is encoded by the exons ATGCTGAGTGAGGAGAAGGATGATATATATGGTTCCCTCTTGCCCATCAACAGCGCCGGGGACGATTCTGCAGAGGAATCGGAGTGTGTTACTGGGGAAGACCATGATAACAAGAGCGGGCATGGAACCGAACGAAAGGGAAAAGAAGACCCTGTAAAAGAACTTATCAAGAAGAAATCTGTTCCACaagtattaaaaattttgagggataGAGTTAATCGACGGATAAAGAAC GACCAATTTGCAGGCATGAAATCTTATATATGGTTGTTGGGTTCTGTGATCCAATACGATATTTCATTTCTCTCTCAACCAATAGGCCTAACCCTCAACCAAATCTTAAGCAAATGGCCCGCTCGGTCTGACCTGGACAACATAAAGATGGATATCAAGGCGGTGCAGAACGAGGAACTACTCAAGGCAAAGCAGTTTATGAATGCTGATGAGATGAAGATGAAGGCACTTCCGGGAttggaaaaaatagaaaaggacaTTAAGAAATTAGATAAAGAGCGAGTAAAG GACTCAGAGAAAACAGCTAAGCTTGCAGAAACCTTCCTTACTAAG GGCATTAGCTTGGAGACCCTAGAAGAGGAG TTTTCTAAGGCTTTTCCATGGCTTTTTGGGGAAGCAAGTGCAACTAACAAGGCTGCTGTTGATCAATTCCAAGTAAGCCTGCAAAGCGGTAAAGAGTCTGGTGATAAGGATATGGAAGATTTAGAAAAGGAACTTTTTAACAAGGACAATTGCAACGTGGGATTTTCAAACTTCCCAGGCTTAAAAGATGCGAAAGACAGTGCTGAAGGTAATATTCCAGATTGCCTGAAATCTATTGCTAACAAAATCGAAGACGAACGTGGTAAACCTACAGACGATGCATATCAAAATACTCTACTCCTTGTCTCCGCTGCAGTCAAAGAGATGGGAGATGTGCCGGTTGATGAACTCGACAAACATATATTGCATAAGTGA
- the LOC105766676 gene encoding uncharacterized protein LOC105766676 isoform X3, which translates to MTRRRQRKRKAPKEKERGRSTKRRRGTEPKGKDVPVKELIKERSVLKVLKNLRDRVHRRIKNDQFAGMKSYIWLLGSVIQYDISFLSQPIGLTLNQILSKWPARSDLDNIKMDIKAVQNEELLKAKQFMNADEMKMKALPGLEKIEKDIKKLDKERVKDSEKTAKLAETFLTKGISLETLEEEFSKAFPWLFGEASATNKAAVDQFQVSLQSGKESGDKDMEDLEKELFNKDNCNVGFSNFPGLKDAKDSAEGNIPDCLKSIANKIEDERGKPTDDAYQNTLLLVSAAVKEMGDVPVDELDKHILHK; encoded by the exons ATGACCAGAAGGAGGCAAAGGAAACGGAAAGCTcccaaagaaaaggaaagaggaAGAAGCACCAAGAGAAGGCGTGGAACTGAACCAAAGGGAAAAGATGTCCCTGTAAAAGAACTTATCAAGGAGAGATCTGTTCTGAAAGTACTAAAAAATTTGAGGGATAGAGTTCATCGACGGATAAAGAAT GACCAATTTGCAGGCATGAAATCTTATATATGGTTGTTGGGTTCTGTGATCCAATACGATATTTCATTTCTCTCTCAACCAATAGGCCTAACCCTCAACCAAATCTTAAGCAAATGGCCCGCTCGGTCTGACCTGGACAACATAAAGATGGATATCAAGGCGGTGCAGAACGAGGAACTACTCAAGGCAAAGCAGTTTATGAATGCTGATGAGATGAAGATGAAGGCACTTCCGGGAttggaaaaaatagaaaaggacaTTAAGAAATTAGATAAAGAGCGAGTAAAG GACTCAGAGAAAACAGCTAAGCTTGCAGAAACCTTCCTTACTAAG GGCATTAGCTTGGAGACCCTAGAAGAGGAG TTTTCTAAGGCTTTTCCATGGCTTTTTGGGGAAGCAAGTGCAACTAACAAGGCTGCTGTTGATCAATTCCAAGTAAGCCTGCAAAGCGGTAAAGAGTCTGGTGATAAGGATATGGAAGATTTAGAAAAGGAACTTTTTAACAAGGACAATTGCAACGTGGGATTTTCAAACTTCCCAGGCTTAAAAGATGCGAAAGACAGTGCTGAAGGTAATATTCCAGATTGCCTGAAATCTATTGCTAACAAAATCGAAGACGAACGTGGTAAACCTACAGACGATGCATATCAAAATACTCTACTCCTTGTCTCCGCTGCAGTCAAAGAGATGGGAGATGTGCCGGTTGATGAACTCGACAAACATATATTGCATAAGTGA
- the LOC105766676 gene encoding uncharacterized protein LOC105766676 isoform X2 has product MLSEEKDDIYGSLLPINSAGDDSAEESECVTGEDHDNKSGHGTERKGKEDPVKELIKKKSVPQVLKILRDRVNRRIKNDQFAGMKSYIWLLGFVIQYQISFLYQPIGQTLNQILSKWPARSDLDNIKMDIKAMEDDERLKAKQSTNADEMKMEALPGLEKIEKDIKKLDEERVKDSAKTAKLAETFLTKGISLETLEEEFSKAFPWLFGEASATNKAAVDQFQVSLQSGKESGDKDMEDLEKELFNKDNCNVGFSNFPGLKDAKDSAEGNIPDCLKSIANKIEDERGKPTDDAYQNTLLLVSAAVKEMGDVPVDELDKHILHK; this is encoded by the exons ATGCTGAGTGAGGAGAAGGATGATATATATGGTTCCCTCTTGCCCATCAACAGCGCCGGGGACGATTCTGCAGAGGAATCGGAGTGTGTTACTGGGGAAGACCATGATAACAAGAGCGGGCATGGAACCGAACGAAAGGGAAAAGAAGACCCTGTAAAAGAACTTATCAAGAAGAAATCTGTTCCACaagtattaaaaattttgagggataGAGTTAATCGACGGATAAAGAAC GACCAATTTGCAGGCATGAAATCTTATATATGGTTGTTGGGTTTTGTGATCCAATACCAAATTTCATTTCTCTATCAACCAATAGGCCAAACCCTCAACCAAATCTTAAGCAAATGGCCCGCTCGGTCTGACCTGGACAACATAAAGATGGATATCAAGGCGATGGAGGACGACGAACGGCTCAAGGCAAAGCAGTCTACGAATGCTGATGAGATGAAGATGGAGGCACTTCCGGGAttggaaaaaatagaaaaggacaTTAAGAAATTAGATGAAGAGCGAGTAAAG GACTCAGCAAAAACAGCTAAGCTTGCAGAAACCTTCCTTACTAAG GGCATTAGCTTGGAGACCCTAGAAGAGGAG TTTTCTAAGGCTTTTCCATGGCTTTTTGGGGAAGCAAGTGCAACTAACAAGGCTGCTGTTGATCAATTCCAAGTAAGCCTGCAAAGCGGTAAAGAGTCTGGTGATAAGGATATGGAAGATTTAGAAAAGGAACTTTTTAACAAGGACAATTGCAACGTGGGATTTTCAAACTTCCCAGGCTTAAAAGATGCGAAAGACAGTGCTGAAGGTAATATTCCAGATTGCCTGAAATCTATTGCTAACAAAATCGAAGACGAACGTGGTAAACCTACAGACGATGCATATCAAAATACTCTACTCCTTGTCTCCGCTGCAGTCAAAGAGATGGGAGATGTGCCGGTTGATGAACTCGACAAACATATATTGCATAAGTGA